The region CGCGCGCCCCACATGCAGAAGGACTCGTCCTTGAACGGAAGCTGGCGCGGTCGCCAGGTCTCGTCCACGTTCCGCACCCCGCACGAATATTCATACGTCATCCCGTCGGGACCTTCGTAGTAGAGGAACATCGCGCCCGACGTGGGGTGGCGACCGGGCCCGAACCTGATCTGGACCTGATGCTCGGTCAGGAAATAGTTGGACCGCATGATGTCGTCGATGCTCTCGACCTGGAAATTGATGTGCTGGATGCCGGCATGGTCGGTCGGGAACAGGGCAATCCGGTGATGCACCGCGTCGAACGACATCAGTGCCGCATCCCCGATCCGGTCATTCGCCCGGATGTTGAACAGCCCCGACCAGAATTTTTCATCCCGCACCGGGTCGGTCGTCTTGATGCCGATATGGCTGAAATCCGTGATGCCCGCATCGCGTGACGGAAAATAGCGCCGGCCCGAATGAAACGGCCGGACCACGAGATCGACGGAATTTCCCGTCGGATCGGTGAAATTAAAGAACCCCATGACCCGTCGCGCCGCCGCCTCGGCCTCGCTGCCACGGCGCACCGCCACACCGGCGGCCTCCAAACCGCTCGCCGCCGCGTCGAGTTCTTCGAAGGTCGCGACTTCCAGGCCGAACACGTGATCGGCCGGGTCACCCTCGAAATAACAGATGTTGTGATCGCGGTGATCGCCGCGCAGATAGACCTGGCCGTCGGCGCGGTCGACCTCTTCGAGCCCGATGAAGTCCCTGGCGAATGCGACGGTCGATTCCAGGTTGGCGGTGCCAAGCCGGCAGTAACGGATGTCGACGATGTTGATCATTGGCTTGGTTCCCGATCCCTATTCGGCGGTCTTGGGGCCTTCGAGCACGCTGAGGTCGGGCTTCGAGCCCCAGGCGCAGAAAGACGCGTCGTTGACCGGGAACTGGCGGGCCCGCCAGCTGTCGTCGACCATGCGCACCCCGCACGAATATTCATAGATCATGTCGTCCGGGCCGTAGAAATACAGGAATCGCGCGCCCGACAGCGAATGCCGGCCCGGGCCGGCCTGGATGCGCACCTGGTGGTCGCGCAGGAAATAGTTGGACCGCATGACGTCGTCCGTCTCGGTGACCTGGAAGTTGATATGCTGGATGCCCGGCCGGTCCGAGGGGAACAGCGCATAGCGGTGATGCACCGCGTCGAACGTCATCAACGCTGACCAGCCGATCCAGTCGCTCGTCTTGAAGTTGAAAACTTCGGACCAGAATTTTTCCGCCGCGCGCGGGTCGGTCACCCGTAATCCGATATGGCTGAACTCGTTGATTCCCGCATCGCGGCCGGGAAAATAGCGGTGGCCGGCAGCGAACGGCCGGACGGTCAGGTCGATCGAATTGCCGCTGGGGTCTTTGAAATTGATGTACGCCATGCAGCGCCGGGCGGCGGCCTCGTCGTCGGTGCCGCGATGCACCTCGAGTCCGGCTGCCGTCAGCGCGCTCTCGGCCGCGTCGAGCACCTCGAAATCTTCGAGTTCGAGACCCAGCGTGTGATCCGTCGGATCGCCCTGGAAGTAGCAGATATTATGGTCGCGATCGTCGCCGCGCATGAAGGCGAAGCCGTTTTCACGTCCGACCACTTCCAGCCCGATCATGTCGGTGCCGAATTTGACCGTCTCGTCCAGATCGGCTGTTCCCAGCCGGCAATATCGAAAGCCCACAACATTGATCACGGCGACCCTCCCGGTTCCGGGCGCAGTCTATCGGACTTGCATGTTCGTGACGACTGTCCCGGGGGTCAGTGGGCGCGAATTTCTAGCCTTTCGACCGGCGCCGCGTCATTTTATTAGGCGAATGTTAAAGAAGGGCCGGATATCTTCGGGTTGCGGAATTCCGCGTGTTTCGCCCCCGCGAATCGTGGCGGTCCCGAATGAGAGGTGTGCCTTTTGTCTTCCAATCTGGATATGAGAGCCGACGACGACACAGCGGGTGTTTCGGGTGTGTCGGAGGATTTGTTCGCCCCCCTCGCGGCGGCGTTCTCTCATGTCCAGGATTCTGCGATCATCTATTCCGCCGAGGCCGAGATTGTCGTCTGGAACGCGGGCGCCGAGGCCCTGTTTGGCTACTCCTTCGACGAGGCGCGTCGCAGCGATGTGAGCTTCCTGTCTCCGCCCGATGAACCCGGCGGCTCGCTGAGCCTGTTCGCGCGCGCGCTGTCGGGGCAACCCATCGCCCCGCGGCAGGTCGAGCGGATACGCAAGGACGGATCGCGCGTGCGGGTTTCCGTGCGCGTAACTCCGCTCGAGAATGCCGCCGGCGATGTCTTCGGCGTTCTCTTCCTGGCGCGCGATGTGTCGTTCGAAATGAAGCGCGAGCAGCGCCTGACGGAGTTGATGCTGCGCGAGCGCGATATTGCGACGTTGGTGCCGGACGCGATCTACGTGCATCGCGAGGGAACAATTCTGTGGGCGAACCCGGCCGCGATCGAGATGTTCGGGGCGCAATCCCAGACGGATTTTATCGGGCGATCGGCCTGGGACCTGATCGACCCCGAAGACCTGCCGCGGGTCCTTGAAACATATTCCGACTACGGCGCCGTGAACGCTTCGAAGCCCATATATGTTCGCCGGCGCCGGCTGGACGGTGAGGAGTTTCCGTCGGAAGGGCATGGGGCCGGGATCACGTGGGAAGATGAACCCGCCACGCTCATGGTCGTGCGCGACCTCAGCGACCACGTGCGGACCGCCTCGGCGCTGGTCGAAAGCGAGGAGCGCCAGCGCGATTTCGCCGACATCAGCCCCGACGCTGTTATCGTGCATGTCGAGGGCGAGATCGTGTTTGCGAACGAGGCGGCCACCGAGATGTTCGCTGCAACCGACCCCGAACAGTTGATCGGACTTCAGAATTCAAGCCTCGTGACCCCGGCGGACTGGGCGCGCGTCACCGAAAGCTGGGAGCCGGGTCCGACGACGGGTGGATCGGACTTCCTGCTGGTTGAGCAAGTCCGCCTCGACGGCTCCACATTCCCCGGTCAGGGGCGTTCCAAGCCGATTGTCTGGAACGGGAAGGACGCCTTGCTGGTGGTGATTCGCGATGTCGCCGACCAGGTCGAGAGCGCCGCGGCACTGCGTGAGGCCGAGGCGCGCCAGCGGGATTTCGCGGCCATCAGCCCGGACGCCATGCTGGTTCACGTGAACGGCGAGATCGTGTTCGTGAACGCTGCCGCACTGCGCATGTTCGGTGCCGAAGCCGAGGCCGAGCTCGTCGGCCGCCCGGTGATGGACACCATCCATCCCGATGACCGCGCGGCGCTTCAGGCCAATATCGACACCACGGTCCGCGACGGGGGCGCGGATTTCTTCGAGGTTCGCCGCGTCCGGCTGGACGGCACCAGCTTCCTGGGAGAGGGCCGGTTCCAGACCATCGAGTGGCAGGGTGAGACCGGTGTTCTCGTCGTTATTCGTGACGTTACCGAGAAAGTTGCGGCGCAAAGCGCATTGCTCGAAAGCGAAGAGCGCTACCGCCAGATCGTGGATGTAAATCCGGACGCGGTTCTGGTGCATGTTGAGGACCGGATCGTCTTCGCCAACAGGGCCGCCGCCAGCGTGCTGGGGGCGTCGGGTGTGCCCGACCTTGTTGGCCGTCGCATCAACGATATTGTACCCGCCGAAGAACGCGCTCGCGCGGCGGAGCGGCGGGAAAGCATCCGCGCCGACGGCATCGTGCCGCTCCGGACCCTGCCGCGGTTGCGCCTCGATGGCACCGAGTTCATGGCCGATGTAATCGGCAGTCAGTATATCTGGGATGGTGTGCCCGCCATCCTCACCATCATGCGTGATATCACGGAGCGCATCGAGGCGGAGGCCGCCCTCCGCGAAAGCGAAGAGCGGCACCGCCGGATTGTCGAGACGATTCCCGATGCGGTCCTGATTCACGTTGACGACGAAATCGTCTTCGCCAACGGAACGTCGGTCGAACTTCTCCGCGCGGGTGGTGAAGCCAACCTCCTGGGCCGCTCGATCGAAGAGCTGATCCCCGAGCGCTTCCGGGCGCGTGCGAGCGCGCGTCGGAAACTGGCGTTCGATCAGGGCAACATAAGATCTTCCGCCAAGGAACGGCTCCGCCTCGACGGTAGTGAATTTATCGCCGATGTGTCGGCCAGCCGATATGTCTGGAAAGGCCGGCCCGCAATTCTCACGATCCTTCGCGACGTGACCGACCGGGTCGAGACCGAACAGGTTCGATTGGCGCTTGAAGAACGCAATCGACGTATTCTCGAACTATCACCGGAAGCGATCTTCGTTCACTGCGCCGGGGTGATCGAGTACGCCAATCGGGCGGCTGTGCAGATGTTCGGCGCGGGGCGTGTCGAAAGCCTTCTGGGTCGCGAGGTCATGGACCTGGTCCACCCGGATGATCATGTGAATGTCCGAGAAATCCGCAAGAGAATGACCGATAATCGCAACGTGATCCCCGAGTCAGAATATCGACGCCTGCGACTGGACGGGACAGAATTCTATACCCGAGCCACCGGTACGATCATCGACTGGGACGGCGCCGAAGGCTATCTCGTGATCGCCCGCGACATCACCGAGGAACGCGCGGCGCAAGAGGAAATACGTTTGCGGACCGAAGACCTCGAGCGCGCAAATGAAGAGCTGGAGCGCTTCGCTTATGTGGCGTCGCACGATCTGAAGGAGCCGCTGCGTATGGTGTCGAGTTTCTGCGGCCTGCTGCAGGAACGCTATGCGGATCAGCTCGATGAACAGGCCGGTGAGTTCATCGGCTTTGCCGTGGACGGCGCCCAGCGCATGCAGGGGTTGATCGACGACCTGATGAAGCTGTCGCGAACGGGAACGGCAGATATATCCGCAATACAGGTCGATTTGAATGAGGTTCTGGACGATGTGAGGCTCAATCTGGGTGCCCAGATCGAGGAAGCCGGGGCCGACGTCCGAACTGAAACCCTGCCCACTGTGCTGGGTGATCGCACGCTTTTGATGCAGTTGTTTCAGAATCTCATATCGAACGGGATAAAGTTTCGTTCGGAGGCGCTACCGGTTATCGACGTTCATGCGCAGGCGGAGGGCGATTTTTATGCGTTTTCAGTCTCGGATAACGGGATCGGCATGAATTCCAAGCATCATGAGCAGGTATTTGAAGTCTTCAAGACGCTCAACCCGAGAGGCAAGTTCGAGGGCAATGGCGTCGGATTGTCAATTTGCAAGAAAGTCGTGGAGAGACATGGCGGCAGGATGTGGGTAGATTCGGTGCCGGGTCAGGGGACCTGTTTCTGGTTTACCTTGCCGTTTGCGAATGTGGAGAAGGAGTAGATGAGTATGTCGGTTTCGGATCACGACATCCTGCTCGTCGAGGACAGTCCGGGCGATGTGATGCTCGTCCGCGAGGCGTTTGCGGGGCTGGAGCAGCCCGGCGCGCTCCATGTGGTCAACGATGGCGGTTCGGCTCTCGATTTCCTCAGGCGGGACGGCGACTTCGCCTCCGTGCCGGTACCCGACCTGATCATGCTGGACCTGAATTTGCCGGTTCTGGACGGTCGCGAGGTCCTGCGTGAAATCAAGAATCATCCCGACTGGCGGCGGATTCCCGTCGCCGTCCTCAGTACATCCGACAATGAGGACGATATCCGGGCCAGCTATGACCTCCAAGCCAACTGCTACATCGTGAAGCCGATGGACCTTGCGAGCTTTCGCAGGGCCATGGGCGCGCTTAACGAGTTCTGGTTGTCGGTTGTGAAATTCCCGCCCAAACACTAAAGGTTAAGGGCGTTTGATGACAATGGTACCCAACCCATGCCTGCGTGCAACATACTCCTCGTTGAAGACAACCATGCCGATGCGCTGATTGTTCGCACGATGCTCGGTATGGGTGGCGGTTCCGAGTTCAATATATCCCACGCGCAAACCTTGTCCGACGGTATCGACCAGCTTTCATCGGCAAGTTTTGATATCGCCCTCCTGGACCACGGCCTGCCCGACAGCAGCGGCACCGATGGTGTCAAGCGGGTATCGGAAATGCATCGCGAAATGCCGGTCATTGTTCTTACGGGCAATGATGATCGCAACCTGCCGTTCGAGGCGCTGCGTGCGGGCGCACAGGATTTTGTCACCAAGGATATTCTGATGAACCCGATGGCGGGGCGAGAGGCGCTGTTGCGATCGATCCACTATGCCCTCGCGCGCAAGAAACACGCCGCGATCGAGGAATCATTGCGTGATCTGGGTGACGCCGACGAGACCCTGATGGACCTTGTGGCCGGGCAGAGTGAATCGTCGGCGACCGCGCGCGCCATCGGGCAGGAATCCGTCGCGAGATCCGCGCCCGAATTGTTCAACGATCTGCTCACGCAATATGACGGGGCGCTCCGGGAATCCCTCGAAGATGCGGCGCATGAGGGCCGGATGGGCAAACCCGAGATATTGCAGTCCATCGGCGAAAGTATCGGCAAGACCGGCGGGACCGCGCGGGATGTGGTCGCAGTCCATGTTGCAACGTTGAAGAATTACCGGATCGACCATAATGCCGCCGAGGTTCGTCTCGCGACTGTCGAAGCACGACTCATGCTTGTGGAAGCGATGAGCTACCTGGCCTCTTACTATCGGACCCAGACGCTACGCGGCCTCGACGCACACGATCTCGGTTAGGGCAAACCCGAAGGGTCGAGCTCAATATCTACGGACCCTGTACCTGCGAACCCTATACCTGCTCAGGCGGCCTGTTGCCGGCGCGACGGTCGGCATCACGCTGCCGCGGGCGCGTATTCAGGGAGACGGCGCAGAGACCCAAACGGCCGTTCACGCCTGATTAACGCCATTCCGGTTATCATTCGGCTTGCCAGCACTTGCCCACCCATAACCCGGATTCAGCACAGTGTCCCAAGACGCCGTACAGGAGTTTGCCGCCGGATCCGATGAGTCCGGGCGGCGCATCTGCGTCCTGGTCGTGGATGACAATGAGGGTGACTATGTCCTCGTGAAATCGCTCCTGGGTCACGTCCCGGCGGTCGAGTATGAGGTGCGTTGGCTGGCCAGCGGGGACGACATCTCGGAACGTATCGCGGACATCAGGCCCGATATCTGCCTGATCGATTACAACCTCGTCGCCGAGACTGGCCTCGAACTGATCAAGACGATCACACAGCTCTTTCCACATTTGCCGTCGGTGCTTCTGACAGGGGACAGCGACCCGGACATTGATGCGGCGGCCATGCAGGCCGGCGCCGCCGATTTCATCGAGAAGTCGCGGTTCGACGCGCGCGATCTCGATCGCACCATCCGATATGCCGTCGAGCAAAAACGCGTCGAAGGCGATCTCGCCGTACGCGCGGAGACCGATGAACTGACCGGGCTCTACAATCGCGCCGGGTTCTCGGCGCGGCTTGAGCAGGCGATGGCAGTCGCGAACCGGACTGAACGCTATCTCGGGGTAATGTTCATCGACCTCGACCGGTTCAAGCATGTGAACGATTCGCTGGGGCATGCGGCCGGCGATGCGTTGTTGCAGGCGGTCGCCAGGCGCATTCACGCCTGTTGCCGCGCGACGGATGTCGTGGCGCGTATGGGGGGCGACGAATTCGCTGTCATTGCGACACATATGAAAGAGCCGTCCCTCTCGGGTCTGCTGGCGGACAAGATCGTTTCGGCGTTCATCGAACCCTTCGAGATCGATGGACATGTCGTCCATGCGGGTGCCAGCGTCGGGGTTACGACATATCCGGTGGATGACGGTTCGGCCGAGCAACTCCTCATGAATGCGGACATGGCGCTATACCGGGCGAAGGAAGAGGGCCGGAACCGGTATGCGATGTTCGACCGGGACATGGAAACGGCCGCCCGGCAGCGCCAGGAGACCGATGCGGAACTGCGCCTGGCCATTGAACGGGATGAATTGTTTCTCGAGTACCAGCCGATCATCGCGGCGGCGACCGGGCGAGTCGAGGCGATCGAGGCGCTGGTGCGCTGGGGTCATCGCGATGGGGTCCGTTATCCGGATTCCTTCATCGAGATTGCCGAATCCTCGAATCTGATCAATCTGCTCGGCGAATGGGTGCTCCGCGATGCCTGCCGGATGGCGGCGCGGCGGATCGCGTCCGGTGCCGAACCCATTCGCGTGACGGTAAATCTGTCCGCGGCGCAACTTGCCGCACCGGACCTGGTGGGTGTCGTGCAGCTTGTGCTGGCCGAGACCGGGTTGCCGGCCGAATTGCTCGAGCTCGAGATCACGGAATCCGTCATGATTCCGAACTTCGAGGGTGGCGAGCGTGTATTGACCCGCCTGCGGGAAATCGGGGTGAGCATTTCGATCGATGACTTCGGGACGGGATACACCGCGCTCGAAGTCCTCCGCGGGCTTCCCGTGCAGAAGCTCAAGATAGACCGCTCCTTTATCTGGGAAATAGACAACAGCAAACAGGTGCCACCGGTGGTAAAGGCCATCGTCGAAATTGGCCGCGCCTTCAGCCTGGACGTGATCGCCGAGGGCATCGAAACCGATGCGCAGCATGAATGCATGCGCGAGCTTGGTGTTGATTCGCTGCAGGGATTCCATATCGCGCGGCCCGCGCGCCGGGCCAGTTTCGAGACATGGCTCACACAAAGCGAAGGGGGCCGCGCGGCGCTGGCCTCGTAGTTCCCCGGTGGTGTCGCCGCGTGCTTCGCAGAGTCTCCCCTAGTTCTTCTGCGGTGAACTCTCGAACGACCAGTTCTCCGCCAGCATCGAGGCGGCCCACTCGACGAAGGCTGCGCCGGCACCGGTTTCGGGCAACTGTCCGGCGATGAAGCGTGCATGGTCCTTCATGATCTCGGCCTCGAAATCTTCGGCCCCGATTATGAATATTACGGGCTCGCGAAACGGGAGCCGGCTGTGAACCTCGTTCAGGAACCGCATGCCTTCGCGCTGGGCGTTTCGCAGATCCAGAATGACGATACTCGACGCCCGGCCCGACGCCGTGGCGAGAATGTCGATCCCGGCCTGGAACGTCTTGAGGTGCGTGACCGGATTCGTGGTGCTGCGTTCCTCGAGCTCGGCGATGAAATCGACAGCGAGCGTGTCATCGCCGGAGACCAGCAACAACTCGACAACCTGTCCGTCTGGCAGCTTCACGATGATGGACTCCTCAACGGTAAAGCCGGGTGCGTGAACAACCGGCAGTAGAAAATCTGTTTGTGCTGAGTGACTTCGCCGGAACTCGTGGAACGCGATAATCTTCGTTTTGTTGTCGGATATGGTGGCCGAAGTCCGATGGCCTGCCTGTGCCATCCGGTGGAGCCTACCACTGCCGGTGGTGTAAACTGGCGGTAACATAGCGTTGCCGCTTCCGTTTTGCGGCGTGGCATGAAACCCGCCGGCGCGGGCATGAAGGCGTTCCGGGGCCTTGTCCGTGGGCCCCGCTGACCCCACGTTCCATTCGGTGGTGCCGGTTCGGTATTGGAGGCGAAATGGTTCAGTGGAGACGCAGGGTTGCCGTTACGGCGATGGTTATGGCGGTTGTTTTGGCGGCGGCGCCGGGTCCGGCCGGGGCCGAAATGTTCGAATCTGCCGCGCACCGTTTCGAGACGGTGGTGCTGGCCGACGGGCTGGAAAACCCCTGGGGGCTCGCCTTTCTACCCGACGGTCGGATGCTCGTGACGGAAAGACCGGGCCGGTTGCGGATCTTCGACGCCGGCAAGGGCCTGTCCGGGCCGGTCTCGGGTGTGCCCGAGGTCGCCGCGCGCGGCCAGGGTGGTCTCCTCGATGTCGTCCTGCATCCCGAATACGCGACAAATGGCTGGATCTACCTGTCATACGCCAAGCCGGTCGACGGCGGCGCGCATACGGCCGTCAGCCGGGCGCGGCTCGACGGCGCGGCCCTGCGCGATCTGGAGGAGGTGTTCGTCGCCCGCAATCCGGGCTCCGGGAGCGTGCATTTCGGCTCGCGTCTCGCATTTGGTTCGGACGACAAGCTCTATGTGAGCGCGGGCGAGCGCGGCAACGCGAACCAGGCCCAGAACCCGAAGAACAACAACGGCACGGTCCTGCGCCTGAACGACGACGGCTCGATCCCGGCTGACAATCCGTTCGTCGGCCGCGACAACGCGTTGCCGTCGATCTTCACCTATGGCCATCGCAACCCCCAGGGCATGATCCGCCACCCGGTCCGCGGCGAGATCTGGGTCCATGAACACGGCCCTCAGGGCGGCGACGAGATCAACCTTCTGGTCGCCGGCGCCAACTATGGCTGGCCGGTCGTGACCTTCGGGCGCAGCTATGCGGGCTTTGCCATCGGCGAGGGCTCGGCCAAGCCCGGCATGACGCCGCCGCTGCATCACTGGACGCCGTCGATCGCGCCGTCGGGCATGGCCTTCTATGACGGCGATGCCTTCCCGCGCTGGCGCGGCAACCTGTTTGTCGGCTCGCTCAAGTTCCGCTATCTGGCCCGCCTCGTGCTCGACGGCACGCGGGTGGAGTCCGAGGAACGCCTGATCGAGCAGGATTTCGGGCGGGTCCGCGATGTGCGTCAGGGCCCGGACGGGCTGATTTACGTCCTGACCGATGAGGATGACGGGCAGTTGATCCGCCTGCAGCCCGCCCCGGAATAATCCGCGCCCGCGTGGTGTTCACGTTACAATCGCGACAGCTTTCCACCGCATAAACCAACTGTCGTACGCGACACAGCGAAAGGGTTCCCCCCATGAG is a window of Alphaproteobacteria bacterium DNA encoding:
- a CDS encoding VOC family protein; this translates as MINVVGFRYCRLGTADLDETVKFGTDMIGLEVVGRENGFAFMRGDDRDHNICYFQGDPTDHTLGLELEDFEVLDAAESALTAAGLEVHRGTDDEAAARRCMAYINFKDPSGNSIDLTVRPFAAGHRYFPGRDAGINEFSHIGLRVTDPRAAEKFWSEVFNFKTSDWIGWSALMTFDAVHHRYALFPSDRPGIQHINFQVTETDDVMRSNYFLRDHQVRIQAGPGRHSLSGARFLYFYGPDDMIYEYSCGVRMVDDSWRARQFPVNDASFCAWGSKPDLSVLEGPKTAE
- a CDS encoding EAL domain-containing protein; translated protein: MSQDAVQEFAAGSDESGRRICVLVVDDNEGDYVLVKSLLGHVPAVEYEVRWLASGDDISERIADIRPDICLIDYNLVAETGLELIKTITQLFPHLPSVLLTGDSDPDIDAAAMQAGAADFIEKSRFDARDLDRTIRYAVEQKRVEGDLAVRAETDELTGLYNRAGFSARLEQAMAVANRTERYLGVMFIDLDRFKHVNDSLGHAAGDALLQAVARRIHACCRATDVVARMGGDEFAVIATHMKEPSLSGLLADKIVSAFIEPFEIDGHVVHAGASVGVTTYPVDDGSAEQLLMNADMALYRAKEEGRNRYAMFDRDMETAARQRQETDAELRLAIERDELFLEYQPIIAAATGRVEAIEALVRWGHRDGVRYPDSFIEIAESSNLINLLGEWVLRDACRMAARRIASGAEPIRVTVNLSAAQLAAPDLVGVVQLVLAETGLPAELLELEITESVMIPNFEGGERVLTRLREIGVSISIDDFGTGYTALEVLRGLPVQKLKIDRSFIWEIDNSKQVPPVVKAIVEIGRAFSLDVIAEGIETDAQHECMRELGVDSLQGFHIARPARRASFETWLTQSEGGRAALAS
- a CDS encoding PQQ-dependent sugar dehydrogenase, encoding MAVVLAAAPGPAGAEMFESAAHRFETVVLADGLENPWGLAFLPDGRMLVTERPGRLRIFDAGKGLSGPVSGVPEVAARGQGGLLDVVLHPEYATNGWIYLSYAKPVDGGAHTAVSRARLDGAALRDLEEVFVARNPGSGSVHFGSRLAFGSDDKLYVSAGERGNANQAQNPKNNNGTVLRLNDDGSIPADNPFVGRDNALPSIFTYGHRNPQGMIRHPVRGEIWVHEHGPQGGDEINLLVAGANYGWPVVTFGRSYAGFAIGEGSAKPGMTPPLHHWTPSIAPSGMAFYDGDAFPRWRGNLFVGSLKFRYLARLVLDGTRVESEERLIEQDFGRVRDVRQGPDGLIYVLTDEDDGQLIRLQPAPE
- a CDS encoding PAS domain S-box protein — encoded protein: MRADDDTAGVSGVSEDLFAPLAAAFSHVQDSAIIYSAEAEIVVWNAGAEALFGYSFDEARRSDVSFLSPPDEPGGSLSLFARALSGQPIAPRQVERIRKDGSRVRVSVRVTPLENAAGDVFGVLFLARDVSFEMKREQRLTELMLRERDIATLVPDAIYVHREGTILWANPAAIEMFGAQSQTDFIGRSAWDLIDPEDLPRVLETYSDYGAVNASKPIYVRRRRLDGEEFPSEGHGAGITWEDEPATLMVVRDLSDHVRTASALVESEERQRDFADISPDAVIVHVEGEIVFANEAATEMFAATDPEQLIGLQNSSLVTPADWARVTESWEPGPTTGGSDFLLVEQVRLDGSTFPGQGRSKPIVWNGKDALLVVIRDVADQVESAAALREAEARQRDFAAISPDAMLVHVNGEIVFVNAAALRMFGAEAEAELVGRPVMDTIHPDDRAALQANIDTTVRDGGADFFEVRRVRLDGTSFLGEGRFQTIEWQGETGVLVVIRDVTEKVAAQSALLESEERYRQIVDVNPDAVLVHVEDRIVFANRAAASVLGASGVPDLVGRRINDIVPAEERARAAERRESIRADGIVPLRTLPRLRLDGTEFMADVIGSQYIWDGVPAILTIMRDITERIEAEAALRESEERHRRIVETIPDAVLIHVDDEIVFANGTSVELLRAGGEANLLGRSIEELIPERFRARASARRKLAFDQGNIRSSAKERLRLDGSEFIADVSASRYVWKGRPAILTILRDVTDRVETEQVRLALEERNRRILELSPEAIFVHCAGVIEYANRAAVQMFGAGRVESLLGREVMDLVHPDDHVNVREIRKRMTDNRNVIPESEYRRLRLDGTEFYTRATGTIIDWDGAEGYLVIARDITEERAAQEEIRLRTEDLERANEELERFAYVASHDLKEPLRMVSSFCGLLQERYADQLDEQAGEFIGFAVDGAQRMQGLIDDLMKLSRTGTADISAIQVDLNEVLDDVRLNLGAQIEEAGADVRTETLPTVLGDRTLLMQLFQNLISNGIKFRSEALPVIDVHAQAEGDFYAFSVSDNGIGMNSKHHEQVFEVFKTLNPRGKFEGNGVGLSICKKVVERHGGRMWVDSVPGQGTCFWFTLPFANVEKE
- a CDS encoding response regulator, whose amino-acid sequence is MSMSVSDHDILLVEDSPGDVMLVREAFAGLEQPGALHVVNDGGSALDFLRRDGDFASVPVPDLIMLDLNLPVLDGREVLREIKNHPDWRRIPVAVLSTSDNEDDIRASYDLQANCYIVKPMDLASFRRAMGALNEFWLSVVKFPPKH
- a CDS encoding VOC family protein, coding for MINIVDIRYCRLGTANLESTVAFARDFIGLEEVDRADGQVYLRGDHRDHNICYFEGDPADHVFGLEVATFEELDAAASGLEAAGVAVRRGSEAEAAARRVMGFFNFTDPTGNSVDLVVRPFHSGRRYFPSRDAGITDFSHIGIKTTDPVRDEKFWSGLFNIRANDRIGDAALMSFDAVHHRIALFPTDHAGIQHINFQVESIDDIMRSNYFLTEHQVQIRFGPGRHPTSGAMFLYYEGPDGMTYEYSCGVRNVDETWRPRQLPFKDESFCMWGARPNIPEFSDR
- a CDS encoding response regulator, with the translated sequence MPACNILLVEDNHADALIVRTMLGMGGGSEFNISHAQTLSDGIDQLSSASFDIALLDHGLPDSSGTDGVKRVSEMHREMPVIVLTGNDDRNLPFEALRAGAQDFVTKDILMNPMAGREALLRSIHYALARKKHAAIEESLRDLGDADETLMDLVAGQSESSATARAIGQESVARSAPELFNDLLTQYDGALRESLEDAAHEGRMGKPEILQSIGESIGKTGGTARDVVAVHVATLKNYRIDHNAAEVRLATVEARLMLVEAMSYLASYYRTQTLRGLDAHDLG